In Phyllostomus discolor isolate MPI-MPIP mPhyDis1 chromosome 2, mPhyDis1.pri.v3, whole genome shotgun sequence, the following are encoded in one genomic region:
- the LOC114512668 gene encoding taste receptor type 2 member 31-like gives MRSLLLSILSVLVIAEFVLGTFANVFIALVNGIDWVKGQKLSCADGILIALAVSRIGLLWVVLLNSYATVYNPGVYSSGFRTIAYIAWVVSNHFSLWFAVSLSIFYLLKIANFSSLFFLHLKWKAKRVVFMVLLGSLVFLVCHLTEVSLKLKMGMNDNEGNITWVTSLQHILHVSDVTVFTIVHVMPFTMSLMTLLLLLFSMWKHLKKMQLSGKGSQDASTKVHVRAMQTVISFLLFFFIYFLARITSIWNSNTLQNNSIAMLCRVLGLLYCSFHPFVLIWGNKKLRQAILSFLSQLKCWVKENK, from the coding sequence ATGAGGAGTTTATTACTGAGCATTCTTTCTGTCCTAGTGATAGCAGAATTTGTTTTAGGAACTTTTGCCAATGTCTTCATAGCCCTGGTGAATGGCATTGACTGGGTCAAGGGGCAAAAACTCTCCTGTGCTGATGGAATTCTCATTGCCCTGGCTGTCTCCAGGATTGGTTTGCTCTGGGTAGTGTTGTTAAATTCATATGCAACTGTGTACAATCCAGGTGTCTATAGTTCAGGATTCAGAACTATTGCTTATATTGCCTGGGTAGTAAGCAACCATTTTAGCCTCTGGTTTGCTGTTAGCCTCAGCATATTTTACTTGCTCAAGATAGCCAATTTCTccagtcttttctttcttcacctaAAATGGAAAGCTAAAAGAGTGGTTTTCATGGTACTGTTGGGCTCCTTGGTCTTCTTGGTTTGTCACCTCACAGAGGTGAGCCTAAAGTTAAAAATGGGGATGAATGATAATGAAGGAAACATCACTTGGGTGACCAGCTTGCAGCACATTTTACACGTCTCAGATGTGACTGTATTCACGATTGTGCATGTCATGCCCTTTACCATGTCTCTGATGACTTTACTGCTGTTACTCTTTTCCATGTGGAAACATCTCAAGAAGATGCAGCTCAGTGGCAAAGGATCCCAAGATGCCAGCACCAAGGTCCATGTAAGAGCCATGCAAACTGTCATCtcctttctgttgttctttttcatttacttCCTGGCTCGGATCACCTCAATTTGGAATTCTAATACTCTGCAGAACAATTCAATTGCCATGCTTTGTCGGGTCCTTGGACTCCTGTATTGTTCATTCCACCCATTTGTCCTGATTTGGGGGAATAAGAAGTTAAGACAGGCCATTCTGTCATTTCTGTCACAGCTGAAGTGCTGggtgaaagaaaataagtga